CGTATCTTCTCTTGCTCATCGCGATTATTTTATCAGATGAGAGACGCTGAGCGTAGAAAAAGTCGTGAGCCACTGTGTCCCAATTCGATCACAGATTATGAAAGGCAATATGAAATGCAGCAAGGCTTTAAAAAGATTTGGCAGCGCTACGGGGATTCGAACCCCGGTTTGATGGCTGAGAACCACCCGTCCTGACCCCTAGACGATAGCGCCGCAAATTTATAGCGAAGATTATTATATGGGAACCTGTAGCACTGTCAAGGAGCATGGATATACACGGAAGCATGCTCCCTTGATTATTTTATCTCTGCTTTGAGATTGAGAATGTCCGAGGCTCTCGAGAAGACGTCGTCGGGGAATCCGGCGGCTTTTTTCGCCAGATAGTCCCGCTCGAAGGGATTCCGGATCCTTGCTATCTTCTTGATCTGTTCGAGGGGGACGATACCTGTCAGCGATGCAGGGATTGAGGGGACCGGGATATCGCTACCATGGACAAGCTTCTTGAAATGAGTGTCGTTCTTCAGCAGCTTCTTCAGAGGTCTTCTCCTGGTCGGTATCAAGAGGGCGGCAGTATCTCCGTAAAAATGGTCGTGGCTTCCAACCATGGAAGAGAAGTTCTCGAAAAAATCCCTGTCCGCGATCCCGCTCTTCATGCCGCAATGAGCGGCGATGACCGTTACCCCACAATCGAGGGGAAGTTTCAACCGCTCAGGGTTCCTGTACTCTTTATTCAGCGTTCTCAGGATGTGCTCTCCTCCTGTGTGAACCAGCATGGGAAGGCTCAATCGATGGAGCGTTTCATAGTACTCCTTGTATTTTTTGTTCATCGGATCGAAGTTTTGAGAATCCGGTAACAGTTTTATGAGAACGGCCCCTTGCTCCTTGCATCTATGGATTTCGTCGATGGCTTCCTTTCTGTCGGGATGGACGGAGACACCTGCAAATACCCTCTTTTTATTCATTTCGGTCATGATTTTCATATTATTTTTCTTGAGGACTTCTTCAAATAATCTTTCCTGGTCTCTGACGAGGGCGAGAACGTAATCGTTTGGAGTGAAGAGATGAGTTCGCGGGTCGATCGCTCCGTCATGTCTGTAAATCCGATCATGAGCTAGAAGGACTGCACCCTCGATGGAAGGCGATTCTCCAAGCTTTTGGAAGATCATCCCGATGTACATGGCATCGAGATTGTCCCGGAACTCTCTCCCGTAGATGCCATGATATAGTTTCAGGAAAGGAATCAACAGAGATTGATAGAACTTCCCTCTCATGAAACAACCCGTTCCCCCGTCTCCCCGACCGTATACATGGACATGTATGTCAATCTTCAACGTCTTCTTCGTCCTCGATGATTTTCTCTTTTTCAACCTCGGGTCCAACGATTTCATTATAGAGACCCTTCTCCTTCGCCAGGGCGATGAAAGCATCGCGGATCTTCCGGGTTGCCTCCTGGACCTCGCTCCTCGTGGTCGTTCCCCTTTTCTTCACATTAAAAGAAAGAGGCGGTCCCGCATAGACGCTCACCGGATGCACCTTCAGTTCAGAGCTTCCGGCTGGGAGGACCTCTGAAGTCCCCCTGATGATGACGGGAATAACGGGAGCTCCGGTTCTCAGCGCAAGGAGACCGACTCCGGGCTGCCAAGTCATTATCTTTCCGGTTCGGCTCACTCCTCCTTCAGGGAAGATCACGAATGGATCACCCTGATTTATTACCTTAATGGCTCGCTCGAAAGCTTCCGGATTGGCTCCTCCTTTCTTCAGGGGAATGCAGCCAAAAATGTCATAGAACCATCTATGCCTTCTGTCATAATACCATTCAGCCAGCATGAAGAAGCTGAGTTGCCTCCTGCTCACTCCATGAACGGCCACCGGGTCGAGATAGCTCAGATGATTGGCCACAATGATGTAAGGCCCGTACTTCGGAATATGCTCTTTTCCCTCGACCTTCAGGTGAAAGAACGTCTTGCCGATAATGAATCCAATGAATCTTAATGTGTAATAGAAAAGTTTCTTCATGATTTTCATCATTGTATTCATATCAATATTATAGAGATGTGAGAGAAGGAAGGGCAAGAATGGAAAAACAGAGGACAGAAATAATAATTAAGAATATAAGAAGAAAGGGCAAAAAAAGAAAAAAGCAGAAGAAAAAGAGCCGCACCGTGCTGCTTTTGCCGGTACGGCTCCTCCGGAGTCTTTACTCTTCAGAATCTTCACCAAAAGGAGAACTTTCCTCTTTCTCTTCGAATGGAGCCTCTTCCGCTGGCCTCTTCTCCTCGATGGGCGGCGCCACCACTGGTTTTGCGGGCATGCTCACAGGTTTCACCGGGAGACCTCTCTTTGGCTTCCGCGCCGGTTTCTTCGCCGCTTTCTTCCTCGGTTTCGGCTTCTTCACGGCTTTC
This genomic window from Acidobacteriota bacterium contains:
- a CDS encoding amidohydrolase family protein, whose translation is MKSLDPRLKKRKSSRTKKTLKIDIHVHVYGRGDGGTGCFMRGKFYQSLLIPFLKLYHGIYGREFRDNLDAMYIGMIFQKLGESPSIEGAVLLAHDRIYRHDGAIDPRTHLFTPNDYVLALVRDQERLFEEVLKKNNMKIMTEMNKKRVFAGVSVHPDRKEAIDEIHRCKEQGAVLIKLLPDSQNFDPMNKKYKEYYETLHRLSLPMLVHTGGEHILRTLNKEYRNPERLKLPLDCGVTVIAAHCGMKSGIADRDFFENFSSMVGSHDHFYGDTAALLIPTRRRPLKKLLKNDTHFKKLVHGSDIPVPSIPASLTGIVPLEQIKKIARIRNPFERDYLAKKAAGFPDDVFSRASDILNLKAEIK
- a CDS encoding lysophospholipid acyltransferase family protein, whose product is MKKLFYYTLRFIGFIIGKTFFHLKVEGKEHIPKYGPYIIVANHLSYLDPVAVHGVSRRQLSFFMLAEWYYDRRHRWFYDIFGCIPLKKGGANPEAFERAIKVINQGDPFVIFPEGGVSRTGKIMTWQPGVGLLALRTGAPVIPVIIRGTSEVLPAGSSELKVHPVSVYAGPPLSFNVKKRGTTTRSEVQEATRKIRDAFIALAKEKGLYNEIVGPEVEKEKIIEDEEDVED